TGCGTTGGCACAGAGACGAAATCACACTTGACGTTCACTTCATCGAGTTTGGCGCTCAATGCCCGCGCCGCATCATCAATGCCCGTTAACCCCACTAAACGCGAGCCTGCGCCCAGCGCCGCAATATTCATGGCGACGTTAGCCGCACCGCCGGGCCGCTCTTCGATAGTATCCACCTTGACCACCGGCACCGGTGCTTCCGGCGAAATTCGGCTGGTCGGGCCGTACCAGTAGCGGTCCAGCATTACGTCGCCCACAACCAACACGTCGGCGTGGCGAAAATCAGGTAGCGTTACTTTCATTCCCTGGCTCCAAAAAACAGGTTCATTTTTAACGCGCGTATGGTATCACACTCACCGCGGCCACACTTACACCCAGGCCATTAGCTCAGTTCTCTATTCCCAGCCATTTCTGCCAGCTTTGTTGCACCTGCCGACGTTCGGCAACAAACGTCTCCTGGCTGACCCGGCCGGGCAGTTCCTGAAGGGCCAGATGATGAATTTCATCTCGCAGGGTGATATAAGCCAGCCGCAGCGCATCCGCCTCGTCTTCCTCCATCACGCCGTGGCGGGCAAGCAGCTCCAGAATACGCACATTGTCTGACCAGCGCGTCAGCCCTGGCTGTTTTGCCGCATCACGCAGTACCAGATATTGCGTGATAAATTCAATATCGGTAATGCCCCCGGCATCGGCTTTAATATCAAAGAGCGCAAGATCTTTCCCCGCATGGTGCTGGCGCATTTTCTCCCGCATTTCACGCACTTCGGCACGTAACGTTTCACCCTGCCGTTCACGGCATAAAATGCGCTCACGGATCTGCTCGAACTGTTGCTGGATAGCGGGCTCACCATACACCACACGGGCTCGCACCAGCGCCTGATGTTCCCAGGTCCAGGCTTCGTGACTCTGATAATCCTCAAAAGCCGTCACCGTGCTGACCAACATACCGGCCGCGCCCGAGGGGCGTAACCGTGCATCGACCTCGTACAAAATGCCGGATGAGGTACGGGTACTAAACAGATGCATGACTCGCTGGGCGAGGCGCAAATAAAACTGTCGGCCATCAATGCTGCGCTCACCGTCAGTCATCACGTTATCGGGGCAATCAATCAGAAAGACCAGGTCCAGATCGGAGCTGTACCCAAGCTCCCATCCCCCCAGTTTGCCATACCCCACCACGGCAAAACCGCGCCCCGACGCTGCATGCAGATGCGTCGGCTGACCATAGCGCACCACCATTTGATTCCATGCCTGCTGCACCACGGCCGCAATAATCGCCTCAGCCAGATACGTTAAGTGGTCACTCACTTTCATGACCGGCAGCGCGCCGACAATATCCGCCGCCGCAATGCGCAGATGCTGGGCCTGTTTGAACTGGCGCAGCGCCTCCAGTTGCTGCTCTTCATCATCTTCCGGCACACGCATCAGATATTGGCGCAGCTCGTCACGATACGCCTCCAGCGCCGTCGGTTGATAGAGCGTCGCGGGGTCAAGCAATTCATCCAGCAAGAGCGGATAGCGCGCCAGTTGGCTGGCTATCATCGGCGAGACGGCACACAGCCGAATGAGTTGTGTCAGCGCCGAGCGGGATTCCAGCAACAGTTCCAGATAGGTGGTGCGAGTCACAATCCCCAGTAACAGCGGTGTCAGACGGGCAACAATCACATCGGCATTAGGATGGCTACAGGCTTGCGCCAGTAGCGTTGGCATGAGTTGATCAAGCACGTCGCGCCCGCGCGGCCCGATGGTGCGCCGCGACAAATCGGCACGAAAATCAGCCACTTTAGTCAGTAAACGCTCACCAACCTCAGCCCCCAGCTGTGGCGCAAGCACACTCAAATCCGCTTCTTCCAGCCCATCCTGCCACAGGCTGCTGTAATGGCTGTGCTCCGGAGTTTCACTGCCATCGGGAGCGTCATCGCCAATCAGTTCATGGAACACATCGCGCACCGCCTGCATGTGATGATGTAAGACATCACTGAGTTGCAACCCGTTATCACACCGCATTCCCCAAGCGAGCCGGGCCTGATTGAGCGCATCATCAGGCAGGGTTTGCGTCTGTTCATCCGCGATGGATTGCAGCAGGTTTTCCAGCCGCCGCAAAAACAGATACGCCTCGCGCAGCGCCTCAACCTGAGCCGACGAGAGTAGCCCCAGCACGCCAACCTGGGTCAGCGTCGGTAACAGCGCCCGTCCCTGCAATAAAGGCTCGCGGCCACCGCGAATCAACTGGAATACCTGGGTGATGAATTCCACTTCACGAATCCCACCCGCTCCCAGCTTGATGTTATTGCGCAAATCCCGACGCCGCACTTCACGGGCTATCATGCTTTTCATATTGCGCAGCGACTGAATAACACTGAAATCGATATAACGGCGAAACACAAAGGGCCGCAGCATACGAATCAGTTCCTGGCTGTAAGGGTCATCATCACCGCCCATCAGCCGCGCTTTGACCATCGCGTAGCGTTCCCAGTCACGCCCCTGCTCCTGGTAATAGTCTTCCAGCGCCGCAAAGCTCATCACCAGCGGGCCACTATCACCAAATGGCCGCAGACGCATATCCACCCGATACACAAAGCCGTCTACCGTGGGCTGATCCAACACTTTAATCAGCCGTTGACCCAGGCGGGTAAAAAACTGGGCATTATCCAGCTCACGCCGCCCGCCGTGGGTGTGACCATTTTCGGGGTAGGCAAAAATCAGGTCGATATCGGAGGAAAAATTTAACTCTCCGCCGCCCAATTTCCCCATGCCAAGAATAAGCAACGGCTGTGGCTCTCCTGCCGCATTGCAAGGCGTTCCCCACTCACGACAGCACTGGTCGTAAAGCCACTGGCGAGCGGCCACAATCAGGGACTCAGCCAGAATGCTCAGTTGCTGCAACGTCTGCTCTGTTGTACTGAGGTTTAACCATTGCCCCCAGGCAATACGCACCAGCAAGCGACGGCGAAACAGGCGTAATGCCTGCATCAACGAGAGTTCATCGTGCACATTCGCCAGCGCCTGTGCCAGCCAGCCGCCGTATTGCTGCCATTCATCGGCCTGAGGCGGATGCTGGCACATCTCCTGATACCAGTCCGGGTGGCGTACCAGTGCATCACTGACAAAATCACTGCATGTTGGCACCGCTATCGCAGGAGCCAACACAGACGCATCAAACTCCGCCATCGATGCACCGGCAGCCGACAAACGCGCCACCTCTTGATGATAGTGGCCGATAAGCGGTTCAGAGAACGGAAACAGGGGACTCGTCATGGCGATATCCTTGCAACGCTGCCGCCAGGCAGTCTTATGAACAATAGTGGGGGCCAACGGCGGGTTAACACCAGGCACAGATGCCCACCCGCACAGCATGTGCCCGCGCGTAACCCTCAATACGACGTCAATTTACTGGCCACTGTGTAACCAGAATGGCGAGAGCGCCACCGCGTGTTTTCGGCATAGCTCCAGTTGCTGTGGCACCGACTGCCCGGCCGACAGCGACGCTATCTGTTGCATTAAATTGCGCCAGGGTTGCAGATAATTACAGGACTCCTGGCTGGGGGTAAGCGCCCCCAGCAGCAAGAAGGCATAAATACCGCGCTGCAAACGCGGCTGCTGTTGCAGATAGTGCAACGCATCGAGCGAATGGCTAAATACCGCCCGCAACTCTGCCTGACAGCGGCTCATCATGATATCGGCAAAGCGTTTCCAGCCACTTTGCAGGCGCATCAGTTCGCGGTTATCCAGATAACTGCGCCAGCCATGCCCGACCAGCCAGGAGGTCAGCGTCAACTTTCCTTTCAGGAATTCCGCTTCGTAGCACAATGCATCAGCCTGTTGTGTTCGCTCAATGCGCGCTTCAAGATGCGTCAAGGCTGCGCGGAACTCAGCGGTCACTTTTCGTGGCACGATGCCGCCCACCAATAACAGCAGTTCACGCATCATGGTACTGGCCTCAAGCAATTGGGTGCGCGCAGCCAGCTCGCCGCGGGCCCACAACTCTTCATGGTATTGCCAATGCCCCAGCGCATACTCAAGTGCCGTCGCAATACCTTGATCCAGCGTTATTTTCGGCTCGATCCGCAGAAAGCCAAGTTCACGGCACTGGCGTGGCGGATTCCCTTTTGCCAAATGGTAACCGCGGGCCGCTTTGCTCAGGTTCCCCTGGCGCAACCCACCGATATCGGCCAGCTCACGGGCAAATGCCAGCAGGTCTTCAGTACGGCCATTCTTCAGCTCCAGCTCCAGCTCGCACAGCGGTTCAGCGCATTCACCGGCACGAATCTCTCCGTTGTCAAAGGCAATTTCAATCAGGCTCTGGTGCCAGGAAATCACCCAGGCTTCACGCTGAAAATCGGTGCTGAACAACGGCTGTAATGCCCCGGCCAGTGCATCCAAATCACAGCCCTCCGGCCAGATTTCAGCAGGCAGTTGCCGAATGTCTAGCTGGGGTGAGGCAAGCGCTACGTTATATTCCGGGTGCTGATGCAACCCCCCGACCACTTTACCGGCGGTTTTTACCGTCATTTCGTACTGGCCGTTTTCCCCACGAATACGCAACCCAATCTCATGCTGGCGCAAATAACCGTCAGGCGTTTCATAGTAGATGTTGGCAAGTTGCCGGTTATGCAACGCATTGCTATGCCCGGCATCGTTTTTCCAGGCTTTCAGGCTTTGCATGACATCGTCCACTGCATTGGGGTGGACAATAAATTTCAGTTCAATCTCTTCACTCATGTTCTTGCATTACCGACTACGACAGAAATGCCGCCAGTAAATAACATTTTTTCGTTGCTTGCCACTTTTCCAGTACCACCACTCACGGCGTTGCGAGCGCTCTCACAACGCCGGGTTGCCATGCCAGGCATTAGCCAGAGTAGGAGTGTTCCCATTCAGGTTTCCAGGCCACCTCGTCAGACTGAACGCGCTGACACCCGAATAGTGATGAATGTAATTAATTGAATATGATGAATAAAATATCGATTTTCCTGAGCGTTCTGCTGGGGCTGACTTCAGCGTTTAGCCTGCATGCGCAAGAGACACGTTATATCTCCGATGACCTGCTCACTTACACCCGCAGCGGCCCGGGGGAGCAATACCGTATTGTCGGCACCCTGAACGCCGGGGAAGCCGTCACGGTACTGAGCGTGAACAAGGAAGCCGGGTACGCACAAATTCGTGATGAAAAAGGGCGCACCAGTTGGCTGGCACAACAGCAGTTAAGCCAGACACCCAGCCTGAAAACCTGCGTACCGGAACTGGAACATCAGGTCAGTACGTTAACGGAGAAGCTGAATAATCTCGATCGGCAGTGGAACCAGCGCACGGCAAGCCTGCAAGAAAAAGTCGCCAGCAACGATGCCACGCTGGCGGCTTTGCAACATGAAAACCAGGCGCTAAAAACCCAGCTTGAGGTCGCACAGAAGAAACTGGATATTGCGAACGTGCAACTGGATGAGAAGCAACGCACGCTTATCATCCAATGGTTTATGTATGGTGGCGGTGTCGCGGGTGGCGGCCTGCTATTGGGTCTGTTGTTACCGTATTGGCTGCCGCGACGCAAAAAAAGTGACCGCTGGATGGGCTAGAACGCCCGGCTCGCGCGCGCTCGCATACCGGTTATGCAACAGTTCCCTACTGATAAGTAACCATTTTTATCGGCAACTGATGGTGATAACAGGTATCCTCATCAACAACAGCAACCTATTTGTTAGCGAGACAGGAGCCGGGTTTGAAGATTTACCTTGTGGGAGGAGCTGTACGTGACAACCTGCTTGGCAGGGCAGTCACAGAGCGCGACTGGGTGGTCGTAGGTGCAACCCCGGAGCTACTGCTGCAACAAGGTTTTCAGCAGGTAGGTCGGGATTTCCCGGTGTTCTTACACCCTGAAACCAAAGAAGAGTATGCGCTGGCACGTACTGAACGCAAATCTGGCAACGGTTATACCGGCTTTCATTGTCAGGCTACCCCGGACATCACGCTGGAAGAAGACCTGCTGCGGCGTGATTTGACAATTAACGCTATCGCACAAGATGAGCACGGCCAGTTATTTGACCCGTATAACGGCCAGCGGGATTTACAAAACCGCCTGTTGCGCCACGTCAGTGAGGCATTTAGTGAAGACCCGCTGCGGGTGCTGCGGGTGGCGCGCTTTGCCGCCCGTTACGCCCACCTCGGCTTTCAGATTGCCGAAGAGACGCTGCAACTGATGCAGGCCATGACGCAGGCCGGTGAGCTGGATTTTCTGACACCTGAACGGGTCTGGAAAGAGACGGAAAAAACACTCGGCAGTGAGAACCCTCAGGTCTATTTTCAGGTACTGCGCGACTGCGGTGCGCTGGCCGTGTTGTTTCCCGAAATTGACAGGCTATATGGCGTGCCGGCTCCGGCCCAATGGCACCCGGAAATTGACACCGGCATCCATGCGATGATGAGCCTGGCGATGGCTGCCAGACTGACCGATGCTATCGACGTGCGTTTCGCCACCCTGTGTCATGATCTCGGCAAAGGCCTGACACCAGCAGAACTCTGGCCCCGCCACCACGGTCACGGCGCGGCGGGTGTACCGCTGGTGCAGGCATTGTGCCAGCGATTACGCGTACCGAACGGCCTGCGCGATCTGGCTTGTCTGGTGGCCGAATACCATGACCTTATCCATACGGTACAGATAATTCGCCCGCACACGTTACTCAAATTATTCGATGCTCTTGATGTCTGGCGCAAGCCTCAGCGCCTTGAGCAGTTGATTACCGCAAGCGAGGCGGACGCGCGCGGGCGAGCCGGGCTTGAACATCAGCCCTATCCGCAAGGCGACTACCTGCGCGATGCCTTCGCGGCCGTCAGCGAGGTCAGCAGTGCCGAGGTGGTGGCCGCGGGCTTTCAGCATGGCGCGATTAAAGACGAGCTGCAACGCCGTCGGCTTCAGAGACTGGAAGAGTGGAAAGCCCGTCAGCCGCATGACGGTAAATAACGCATATCAAAACGGGCAGGCCGCCATAGTCGCCCATCATGCGGCGGCCTGCATCCGATTACGCCAGCACGCTCCAGACGATGGCGGCGACAACAAAGCGGTAAAGCGCAAACGGTATGAACGAGACGCGCTTGATAACCTGAAGAAAGGTTTGAATCGCTATCATCGCGACAACAAACGCGGTAACAAACCCGGTGGCGAACATGGGTAAATCCGCCAGCGACAGGAAATGCCAGCTTTTGTAGAGATCCAGCACGCTGGCCCCAAGCATGATGGGCACTGCCAGAATGAACGAAAACTCCGACGCGGCATAACGATCAACCCCTAGCAGCATCCCCCCCGAAATCGTCGCCCCGGCGCGGGAAAAACCCGGCCACAGCGCCAGACACTGGAAGCAGCCGATAAGAAACGCCTGTGTGTAGCTGATATCATCAAGCTCGCGCGCTTTTGGCCTTTTGGGTTTCAGCCACTCTGCCAGCAGCAGTAACACCCCGCCGGCTACCAGCGCGTAGCTTACCGTCACCGGGTTAAACAGCGCTTTGATGGCATCATGCAGCACCAGCCCCAGCACCACCGCAGGCAGCATCGCCAGCACAATGTGCAGCAGCGTCAATCGGCCACGACTGAACAGATTACGCTGCGGCGGCCGACCAAAATGCAGGCCGACAAGGCCGAACATCCGCCGCCAGAACACCACCACGACCGCCAAAATCGACCCTAACTGAATAATCACCTCAAAGGTTTTTGCGGTTATCCCCTCAAACCCCAGCCAGTGCGCCACAATAATCATGTGCCCGGTGGAAGAAACCGGCAGAAACTCCGTCAGCCCTTCCACCACACCCAATATCAACGCTACCCACAACGAATGCAGATCCGCCATCACCCGTACACTCCCTTCCTGCCACATAAAAAAGCGGCCTTGCCAATGGCAAGCCGCAACATATTCGCCCTTCGATGCCGGTTTCCCGGCTATCACCGGTTATTTCACCGGCGTTCACTGGCGCTACGCCTGCGTTCTACACGCAAGCAGGCTTTCCTGACGTTAAAATAAACCGGTTATCTTTTGATGACCTGACGTTTTCCCTACCTAAATAAACGCTGAGTTAGCGTCATACGACTACCGACTCAGGCCGGTTTGCGCACGCCACGCTCAATAATCACCCCAACGCTACGTGCCTGCGCCACCGCACCGGGTTTACTGACTTTTATCCGCAGCCACGCTATCGCAAAGCGCTGCATCAGCATCGAGGCAACCTCGTGCGCTACTCGCTCTACCAGTGCAAAACGCCCGCCCTCGACCAGCGCGATAACCGCGTCACTGACATCGGCATAGCTCAGGCAGTGGGCAACATCATCGCTGGCTGCGGCGGCCTGATTATCCCAGGCCATTTCGATATCGAACACCAGCTTTTGCCTGATGCTCTGTTCCCAGTCATAAACACCGATAGTGGTAATGACACTCAGCTCTTCAATAAACACGATATCCATCACGTCATCCCCTGTTTTTACCGCCGCCGGATACCACTTCCGGCAGAAAGTGCGTATTATCCACAGATGCTGAACCTAAAACGACCCTTATTGGACGGAAGCCGTTTATGAGTGTTATCGCGCCCGGAATGATTATCGTCGCGTATCTGTGTGGCTCCATCTCCAGTGCGATTCTGATCTGCCGTATTGCCGGCCTGCCCGATCCTCGTACTCAAGGCTCGGGAAATCCGGGGGCCACGAATGTCTTACGCGTTGGTGGTAAAATCGCGGCAGCGGCGGTGCTTGTTTTTGATGTCCTCAAAGGCATGTTGCCGGTCTGGGGGGCATACGCACTGGGCAGTTCACCGCTCTATTTGGGGCTGACGGCGATTGCCGCCTGTCTTGGGCACATTTATCCGGTATTTTTCCAGTTCCGCGGTGGTAAAGGGGTGGCAACAGCATTTGGAGCCATCGCACCTATCGGCTGGGACTTGACCGGGCTGATGACCGGCACCTGGTTGTTAACCGTGCTGCTTAGCGGTTATTCGTCGCTCGGGGCCATTATCAGCGCACTGATTGCGCCATTTTATGTCTGGTGGTTCAAACCCCAGTTCACCTTTCCCGTCGCCATGCTCTCGTGCCTGATTCTGATGCGCCACCACGATAATATCCAGCGCCTCTGGCGCGGTCAGGAAAGCAAGGTGTGGAAGAAATTACGCCGCTCATCCTCCTCACCGGATGACGCGCCCCATCAGGACAATCACTGAATCCTGAGCCCAGCACTGCGATGTTGCGTCGCTTTAGCGCCGCGTCATCGGGCGCTAAAGCCGGGTGACGTTCAGACCACCGCCATCACCCTTGTATTAATACCACTGCATTTTAATACCAGTGCATTATCATCACTTTAATAGCGCCTGAGCGAAGTTTGCCGTCTGCGGGGACAGTCGGAATTGCGCCATGCTGGCCGCCAGTTCATGAGCCTGTTCCTCCAGTGAGCGGGTGGCAGCGGCGGATTGTTCCACCAGTGAGGCATTTTGCTGAGCAACGGCGTCCATTTGCGAAACCGCCTGATTCACCTGCTCAATCCCGTTACTCTGTTCACGGGTCGCCCCTGAGATTTCGCGCATCAGCGTCGTCACCCGCGCCACGGCCGAGGAGACATCGTTCATGGTTTCTCCCGCCACACGGGCAATTTCCGCCCCTTCATTCACCTGTGTTTGCGAGTCTTGCATCAACGCTTTGATCTCTTTAGCCGACTCGGCGCTACGCTGCGCCAGATTACGCACCTCTCCGGCGACAACGGCAAAACCACGCCCTTGCTCCCCGGCGCGAGCCGCTTCCACTGCCGCATTGAGTGCCAGAATATTGGTCTGAAAAGCAATCCCGTCAATCATGGTCAGAATGTCAGCGACCCGCGCGGCCGTAGCCGAGATCATCTGCATTTTTTCCAGCATCTGATTTGATGCCTCGCTGCCTTTATCGGCAATGTCCGATACCTGTTTGGCCAGCAGATAAGCCTGATCGGCATTATCCGCATTTAATTTTACCGTCGAAGCCAGTTGCTCCATGCTGGACGCCGTTTGCTCCAGCGAGGCTGCCGACTCCTCAGTACGCTCGGCCAAATGGCTGTTGCCAGACGCCAGCTCACGAGTACCCACATCAATCTGCCCGCCGGCATCCCGCACTCGCCCGACCGCAACCGATAATGATGCTTGCATCAGCCTCATGGCCTGAATCAGACGACCAATTTCATTGTGACGTCCCTCCTCGATTTGGCCGGACAAGTCACCCTGAGCAATGATTTCAAGATGCTGCACTGCACCATCCAGCGGCCGTAATACCCACTGGCGAATCGCCCACCAGGCTAATACCGCCAGCAATATCGAGATACACAACGCACTTCCGATGCCCAATAACCGGCTGGATGCCAGCGTATCAGCCTGTTGCAACAGGTTTTCCCCGACTTGCAGCGCATAGTCACGAAAATCGTTAATGGCGGTATCCATCGCCAGTGTCAACGCCGGCAGGGTATCTTGCATTAACGTGTAGTAATCATCGAGATCATCATTGCGTAATGCCGTTAACAGAGGCTGTACCCCCTGGCGATCGTAAGCCTCGTAGGCAACCTTAATATGTTCAGCCAGCTCTGCTCCGCGTTGCGTTACCGTGCCATAGGCCAAAAACCGCGTCATCTCGCGGCGAGAAGCCTCGGTATATTGCGCGACCTGCCCGGTGCTCTCGCGTGCCTTGTCAATCAGGCCTACCTCATGCAAGCGAACCGCCTGTGCCGCCGCTATTCTGGCCCGCAGCGTGGCGGTATAGCTCGCCGACAGCGCACTAAGTTCCTTGCCCTGAATTTTGTCTACCGACTGTAATGAGCGATTTCCCTGACTAATCGCACTTGTCCCTATTCCAGCCACCACTGCCAACAACACCAGCATCATTGCAAGCAATGCCAACAACCCTTGCTTGACCGTAATACGCTTTAGCATCCGTACTCTCCCTTTGTGATACAAAATCATAAAAAATAAAAATAATTTCCTGTGCCACTCATCCGGCTAAAGCCATTCCCCCACAACCGGATTTTGCCAGATGAGACGATTCGGAATCAGAGATTATCGGAATGCTGGCAGCATTTCTTTAGCTTAATTAATTATTTACATATTACTAATTAGCAAGGTGTTCATTTTTCACCCTTCTGCCTGCCGGGAGGCACGAGTAGCCTAAAAACTCACGACTTTCGCCATCAGTTGGCTATAATGACCGCCACTCCATTCTGGTTTGAAGAAGAAGGAAACCGACATGAGTTTGAATACCGTACCGGCGGGCAAAGACCTCCCGGAAGACATTTATGTAGTTATCGAAATCCCGGCTAATTCTGATCCCATCAAATATGAAGTGGACAAAGAAACCGGCGCGCTGTTTGTAGACCGTTTCATGTCTACCGCGATGTTCTATCCGTGCAACTACGGCTATATCAATAACACCTTGTCACTGGATGGTGATCCGGTTGACGTGCTGGTGCCGACGCCGTATCCGTTGCAGCCGGGTTCTGTGATCCGCTGCCGTCCGGTTGGCGTGCTGAAAATGACTGATGAGTCTGGCGAAGATGCGAAAGTGGTTGCCGTGCCGCACACCAAACTGAGCAAAGAATACGACCACATCAAAGACGTTAACGATCTGCCGGAACTGCTGCGAGCGCAGATAGGCCATTTCTTTGAGCACTACAAAGATCTGGAAAAAGGCAAGTGGGTAAAAGTGGAAGGCTGGGCGGATGCCGACGCCGCAAAAGCGGAAATTCTGGCCTCTTTCGAGCGCGCCAAAAAATAAAGCCGCCACGACAGCGGACGTATCGCCTTCACTGTGACGGTGGCCGCGATACAAACAACAACACCGCCACAGGCGGTGTTGTTGTTTTCAGGGATGTTAGGCTAACCTGCCCGTGTTTCACTCCTCTTCAAACGCAGGTCGCCACGAACTGCCAACACCAAACTCCGCTTCATAAGCCGGTCGTGCCGTTACCGTGTCGTAAATGATGTGCAATTTTTCAATCAACCCGGCGCTATTCATTTCCAGCACATCGACACACTCAAAATGCGCAGGCTCACCCGACGGCAACGTCCACTTGAATTTAA
This sequence is a window from Dickeya aquatica. Protein-coding genes within it:
- the ppa gene encoding inorganic diphosphatase — encoded protein: MSLNTVPAGKDLPEDIYVVIEIPANSDPIKYEVDKETGALFVDRFMSTAMFYPCNYGYINNTLSLDGDPVDVLVPTPYPLQPGSVIRCRPVGVLKMTDESGEDAKVVAVPHTKLSKEYDHIKDVNDLPELLRAQIGHFFEHYKDLEKGKWVKVEGWADADAAKAEILASFERAKK